The Papio anubis isolate 15944 chromosome 1, Panubis1.0, whole genome shotgun sequence genome window below encodes:
- the TMEM69 gene encoding transmembrane protein 69: MLRFIQKFSQASSKMLKYSFPVGLRASRTDILSFKMSLQQNFSPFPRPWLSSSFPVYMSKTQCYHTSPCSFKKEKQALPARSPSTISYITDSPKPALYVTLAGLIPFVAPPLVMLMTKTYIPILAFTQMAYGASFLSFLGGIRWGFALPEGSPAKPDYLNLASSIAPLFFSWFAFLISERLSEAIVTVIMGMGIALHHEFFLLPHYPNWFKALKVVVTLLATFSFITTFVVKSIFPEKGHKRPDQV, encoded by the exons ATGCTTCGCTTCATCCAGAAGTTTTCTCAAGCATCTTCAAAG ATGCTGAAGTACTCTTTCCCAGTGGGACTAAGAGCCAGCAGAACAGATATACTTTCTTTCAAGATGTCTCTCCAGCagaacttttccccatttccaaGGCCTTGGCTTTCCTCATCATTTCCGGTGTATATGAGCAAGACACAGTGCTATCATACATCCCCCTGCAGCTTtaaaaaggagaagcaagcacttCCAGCCAGGTCACCAAGCACCATCAGTTACATAACTGACAGCCCAAAGCCAGCATTATATGTAACTCTGGCAGGACTAATCCCCTTCGTTGCTCCACCACTGGTCATGCTGATGACAAAAACTTATATTCCCATATTAGCTTTTACTCAGATGGCTTATGGAGCCAGTTTCCTATCTTTCTTGGGTGGGatcagatggggttttgctctacCAGAAGGTAGTCCAGCCAAACCAGACTACCTTAATTTAGCCAGCAGTATagctcctcttttcttttcatggtttgCCTTCCTTATTTCTGAAAGACTTAGTGAAGCCATAGTCACAGTAATAATGGGTATGGGGATAGCATTACACCATGAATTTTTTCTCTTACCACATTATCCCAACTGGTTCAAAGCCCTGAAGGTAGTAGTCACTTTACTGGCTACTTTTTCATTTATAACCACTTTTGTagttaaaagtatttttccagaaaaaggACATAAGAGACCTGATcaagtataa